The following proteins are encoded in a genomic region of Syngnathoides biaculeatus isolate LvHL_M chromosome 15, ASM1980259v1, whole genome shotgun sequence:
- the slc4a11 gene encoding sodium bicarbonate transporter-like protein 11 isoform X5, with product MMASRRQRCLPVPCPRTDTSFRKWREVDLDDDQEELQEVQDSPIACADNVQLYGSQVTPGSESNDSGCVLLNTSRRYVKLMNFEEEIRPHRDLDGFLACASILLDETAATLDEVLKRMLRHVGQEYSSPEPGWNFEDIMSLLFTDAGAQEVNVHLLSETIQGVTATDTGVHYQQSWLCILCNLKDLQRRHVCISRLERPQNWGENCCEVRYVILVLAPRKMKSTKTAMELGRTFATLFSDISFRQKLLETKTQEEFKEALMFQRHQLSAANQQSTMLDKEETDPYNHKPLKCTDFLLAGQGIYEDLCRRLPLYASDFTDGIVGNNKTLLKYMTTAIFLYIVILLPAIALGSLNDESTRGEIDVKKTIVGQSIGGVIYSLFAGSPLVIPLTTAPLAIFISVIRGICDDYQLDFAAFYACIGLWNCLFLILGGVFNLSLVMKLFKRSTEEVIALFISTAFAVDAFKGTVKIFQRYYHAPTLGNGSRAEPASASVGVPGGNGSEFGVASALHAIPDSLIDCTRERPVLCLLLMMGTLWMGYTLYQFKRSPFLHAKVREVLSDCALPISVLLFSFIGSYLFSDIELPVFKVHNKPTFSVAPLERLTALNVISAMGLGFLLASLIFIDQNIVVSLTNAPENRLLKGTAYHWDLMLSGLINILMSVLGLPWMHAAFPHSTLHVRQLAFVEQRVEGGHLYETIVQVKETRVTSLAANIFIGASVFLLPLPLQWIPKPVLYGLFLYIALTSIDGNQMCDRMALLLKEQTAYPPTHYIRKVPQRKIHYFTFLQITQLLVLCTFGMYPIPYMKMIFPLVMIMLIPIRNRVLPHIIEAKYLDIMDAQHM from the exons AGGTGCCTCCCTGTGCCATGTCCAAGAACGGATACTTCTTTCAGGAAATGG CGGGAGGTGGACCTGGACGACGATCAAGAGGAACTGCAGGAGGTCCAGGACTCGCCCATCGCCTGCGCCGACAACGTCCAACTTTACGGCAGCCAGGTCACCCCTGGCTCAG AGAGCAACGACTCTGGCTGCGTTCTGCTCAACACGTCCAGGAGG TACGTGAAGCTGATGAACTTCGAGGAGGAGATCCGACCCCACCGGGACCTCGACGGCTTCCTGGCTTGCGCGAGCATCCTTTTGGACGAGACCGCGGCGACGCTGGACGAAGTCCTGAAGAGGATGCTGAGACACGTCGGACAGGAATACAGCTCCCCAGAGCCAGGGTGGAACTTTGAGGACATCATGAGTTTGCTCTTCACTGATGCCGGCGCGCAGGAAGTCAACG TCCACCTTCTGTCCGAGACCATCCAGGGGGTGACGGCGACCGACACGGGAGTTCACTACCAGCAGTCGTGGCTCTGCATACT GTGCAACCTGAAGGACCTGCAGCGTCGCCACGTGTGTATTTCCCGCTTGGAGAGGCCTCAGAACTGGGGCGAGAACTGCTGTGAAGTTCGCTACGTCATCCTGGTCCTGGCGCCGCGCAAAATg AAGAGCACCAAGACGGCGATGGAGCTGGGGAGGACGTTTGCGACGCTCTTCTCGGACATTTCCTTCCGCCAGAAGCTTCTGGAAACCAAAACGCAGGAGGAGTTCAAAGAGGCTCTGATGTTCCAGCGCCACCAGCTGTCGGCTGCCAACCAGCAGTCCACCATGCTGGACAAGGAGGAGACGGACCCCTACAACCACAAGCCCCTCAAG TGTACAGACTTCCTCCTAGCGGGCCAGGGGATTTACGAGGACCTGTGTCGCCGCCTTCCTCTCTACGCCTCCGACTTCACAGATG GTATCGTGGGCAACAACAAGACCCTGTTGAAGTACATGACCACGGCCATCTTTCTCTACATCGTCATCCTGCTGCCCGCCATCGCGCTCGGCTCGCTCAACGACGAGAGCACGCGCGGCGAGATCG ACGTGAAGAAGACCATCGTCGGGCAGTCCATCGGCGGCGTCATCTACTCGCTTTTTGCCGGGTCCCCTCTCGTCATCCCGCTGACCACGGCCCCCCTCGCTATCTTCATAAGtg TGATCCGCGGCATCTGCGACGACTACCAGCTGGACTTTGCAGCCTTCTACGCCTGCATCGGGCTGTGGAACTGCCTCTTCCTCATCCTGGGAGGAGTTTTCAACCTCAGCCTGGTCATGAAGCTCTTCAAAAG GTCCACAGAGGAAGTGATCGCTCTCTTCATCTCCACGGCGTTTGCGGTGGACGCCTTCAAAGGAACTGTGAAAA TCTTCCAGAGGTACTACCACGCGCCCACTCTGGGTAACGGCAGCAGAGCCGAGCCGGCGTCGGCGAGCGTCGGCGTGCCGGGGGGCAACGGGAGCGAGTTCGGCGTGGCCTCGGCGCTCCACGCCATACCGGACTCGTTGATCGACTGCACCCGCGAGCGCCCCGTCTTGTGCCTGCTGCTCATGATGGGCACGCTGTGGATGGGCTACACACTCTACCAGTTCAAGAGGAG CCCGTTCCTGCACGCCAAAGTGAGGGAGGTGTTGTCCGACTGCGCTCTGCCCATCTCGGTGCTTCTCTTCTCCTTTATCGGATCATACCTGTTTAGCGACATCGAGC TTCCGGTGTTTAAAGTCCACAACAAGCCGACGTTCAGCGTGGCGCCGTTGGAGCGTCTGACGGCCTTGAACGTGATCAGCGCCATGGGCCTGGGCTTCCTGCTGGCTTCGCTCATCTTCATCGACCAGAACATCGTGGTGTCGCTCACCAACGCGCCCGAGAACAG GCTGCTGAAGGGGACGGCGTACCACTGGGACCTGATGCTGTCGGGCCTGATCAACATCCTGATGTCGGTTCTGGGGCTGCCGTGGATGCACGCCGCCTTCCCGCACTCGACGCTGCACGTGCGCCAGCTGGCCTTCGTGGAGCAGCGCGTGGAGGGAGGACACCTCTACGAGAC TATCGTGCAGGTGAAGGAGACCCGCGTGACGTCGCTGGCCGCCAACATTTTCATCGGCGCGTCTGTGTTCCtgctgccgctgccgctgcAGTGGATCCCCAAGCCGGTCCTGTACGGGCTCTTCCTCTACATCGCGCTCACCTCCATCGACGGCAACCAGATGTGCGACCGCATGGCCCTGCTGCTCAAGGAGCAG ACGGCGTACCCGCCCACCCACTACATCCGCAAAGTCCCGCAGAGGAAGATCCACTACTTCACCTTCCTGCAGATCACGCAGCTGCTGGTCCTGTGCACGTTCGGCATGTACCCCATCCCCTACATGAAGATGATCTTCCCCTTGGTCATGATCATGCTCATCCCCATCAG GAACAGGGTCCTCCCTCACATCATTGAGGCCAAATACTTGGACATCATGGACGCCCAGCACATGTAG
- the slc4a11 gene encoding sodium bicarbonate transporter-like protein 11 isoform X4 produces METNKVLHFVPSEVPPCAMSKNGYFFQEMEQREVDLDDDQEELQEVQDSPIACADNVQLYGSQVTPGSESNDSGCVLLNTSRRYVKLMNFEEEIRPHRDLDGFLACASILLDETAATLDEVLKRMLRHVGQEYSSPEPGWNFEDIMSLLFTDAGAQEVNVHLLSETIQGVTATDTGVHYQQSWLCILCNLKDLQRRHVCISRLERPQNWGENCCEVRYVILVLAPRKMKSTKTAMELGRTFATLFSDISFRQKLLETKTQEEFKEALMFQRHQLSAANQQSTMLDKEETDPYNHKPLKCTDFLLAGQGIYEDLCRRLPLYASDFTDGIVGNNKTLLKYMTTAIFLYIVILLPAIALGSLNDESTRGEIDVKKTIVGQSIGGVIYSLFAGSPLVIPLTTAPLAIFISVIRGICDDYQLDFAAFYACIGLWNCLFLILGGVFNLSLVMKLFKRSTEEVIALFISTAFAVDAFKGTVKIFQRYYHAPTLGNGSRAEPASASVGVPGGNGSEFGVASALHAIPDSLIDCTRERPVLCLLLMMGTLWMGYTLYQFKRSPFLHAKVREVLSDCALPISVLLFSFIGSYLFSDIELPVFKVHNKPTFSVAPLERLTALNVISAMGLGFLLASLIFIDQNIVVSLTNAPENRLLKGTAYHWDLMLSGLINILMSVLGLPWMHAAFPHSTLHVRQLAFVEQRVEGGHLYETIVQVKETRVTSLAANIFIGASVFLLPLPLQWIPKPVLYGLFLYIALTSIDGNQMCDRMALLLKEQTAYPPTHYIRKVPQRKIHYFTFLQITQLLVLCTFGMYPIPYMKMIFPLVMIMLIPIRNRVLPHIIEAKYLDIMDAQHM; encoded by the exons AGGTGCCTCCCTGTGCCATGTCCAAGAACGGATACTTCTTTCAGGAAATGG AGCAGCGGGAGGTGGACCTGGACGACGATCAAGAGGAACTGCAGGAGGTCCAGGACTCGCCCATCGCCTGCGCCGACAACGTCCAACTTTACGGCAGCCAGGTCACCCCTGGCTCAG AGAGCAACGACTCTGGCTGCGTTCTGCTCAACACGTCCAGGAGG TACGTGAAGCTGATGAACTTCGAGGAGGAGATCCGACCCCACCGGGACCTCGACGGCTTCCTGGCTTGCGCGAGCATCCTTTTGGACGAGACCGCGGCGACGCTGGACGAAGTCCTGAAGAGGATGCTGAGACACGTCGGACAGGAATACAGCTCCCCAGAGCCAGGGTGGAACTTTGAGGACATCATGAGTTTGCTCTTCACTGATGCCGGCGCGCAGGAAGTCAACG TCCACCTTCTGTCCGAGACCATCCAGGGGGTGACGGCGACCGACACGGGAGTTCACTACCAGCAGTCGTGGCTCTGCATACT GTGCAACCTGAAGGACCTGCAGCGTCGCCACGTGTGTATTTCCCGCTTGGAGAGGCCTCAGAACTGGGGCGAGAACTGCTGTGAAGTTCGCTACGTCATCCTGGTCCTGGCGCCGCGCAAAATg AAGAGCACCAAGACGGCGATGGAGCTGGGGAGGACGTTTGCGACGCTCTTCTCGGACATTTCCTTCCGCCAGAAGCTTCTGGAAACCAAAACGCAGGAGGAGTTCAAAGAGGCTCTGATGTTCCAGCGCCACCAGCTGTCGGCTGCCAACCAGCAGTCCACCATGCTGGACAAGGAGGAGACGGACCCCTACAACCACAAGCCCCTCAAG TGTACAGACTTCCTCCTAGCGGGCCAGGGGATTTACGAGGACCTGTGTCGCCGCCTTCCTCTCTACGCCTCCGACTTCACAGATG GTATCGTGGGCAACAACAAGACCCTGTTGAAGTACATGACCACGGCCATCTTTCTCTACATCGTCATCCTGCTGCCCGCCATCGCGCTCGGCTCGCTCAACGACGAGAGCACGCGCGGCGAGATCG ACGTGAAGAAGACCATCGTCGGGCAGTCCATCGGCGGCGTCATCTACTCGCTTTTTGCCGGGTCCCCTCTCGTCATCCCGCTGACCACGGCCCCCCTCGCTATCTTCATAAGtg TGATCCGCGGCATCTGCGACGACTACCAGCTGGACTTTGCAGCCTTCTACGCCTGCATCGGGCTGTGGAACTGCCTCTTCCTCATCCTGGGAGGAGTTTTCAACCTCAGCCTGGTCATGAAGCTCTTCAAAAG GTCCACAGAGGAAGTGATCGCTCTCTTCATCTCCACGGCGTTTGCGGTGGACGCCTTCAAAGGAACTGTGAAAA TCTTCCAGAGGTACTACCACGCGCCCACTCTGGGTAACGGCAGCAGAGCCGAGCCGGCGTCGGCGAGCGTCGGCGTGCCGGGGGGCAACGGGAGCGAGTTCGGCGTGGCCTCGGCGCTCCACGCCATACCGGACTCGTTGATCGACTGCACCCGCGAGCGCCCCGTCTTGTGCCTGCTGCTCATGATGGGCACGCTGTGGATGGGCTACACACTCTACCAGTTCAAGAGGAG CCCGTTCCTGCACGCCAAAGTGAGGGAGGTGTTGTCCGACTGCGCTCTGCCCATCTCGGTGCTTCTCTTCTCCTTTATCGGATCATACCTGTTTAGCGACATCGAGC TTCCGGTGTTTAAAGTCCACAACAAGCCGACGTTCAGCGTGGCGCCGTTGGAGCGTCTGACGGCCTTGAACGTGATCAGCGCCATGGGCCTGGGCTTCCTGCTGGCTTCGCTCATCTTCATCGACCAGAACATCGTGGTGTCGCTCACCAACGCGCCCGAGAACAG GCTGCTGAAGGGGACGGCGTACCACTGGGACCTGATGCTGTCGGGCCTGATCAACATCCTGATGTCGGTTCTGGGGCTGCCGTGGATGCACGCCGCCTTCCCGCACTCGACGCTGCACGTGCGCCAGCTGGCCTTCGTGGAGCAGCGCGTGGAGGGAGGACACCTCTACGAGAC TATCGTGCAGGTGAAGGAGACCCGCGTGACGTCGCTGGCCGCCAACATTTTCATCGGCGCGTCTGTGTTCCtgctgccgctgccgctgcAGTGGATCCCCAAGCCGGTCCTGTACGGGCTCTTCCTCTACATCGCGCTCACCTCCATCGACGGCAACCAGATGTGCGACCGCATGGCCCTGCTGCTCAAGGAGCAG ACGGCGTACCCGCCCACCCACTACATCCGCAAAGTCCCGCAGAGGAAGATCCACTACTTCACCTTCCTGCAGATCACGCAGCTGCTGGTCCTGTGCACGTTCGGCATGTACCCCATCCCCTACATGAAGATGATCTTCCCCTTGGTCATGATCATGCTCATCCCCATCAG GAACAGGGTCCTCCCTCACATCATTGAGGCCAAATACTTGGACATCATGGACGCCCAGCACATGTAG